The stretch of DNA CCGAGCGCGCCAAGGACGCCCCCGCGCCCCGCTGGCCCATGATCCTGCTCCGTACCCCGAAGGGCTGGACCGGCCCCAAGACGGTGGACGGCAAGCCGGTGGAGGGCACGTGGCGCGCGCACCAGGTGCCGCTGGCCAACGTCAGGGAGAGCGCCGAGCACCGCCGCCAGCTGGAGGAATGGCTGCGCTCCTACCGGCCCGAGGAACTGTTCGACGCCGACGGGCGCCCGGCATCCGGGCTCCTCGACATCGCCCCGCGGGGCACGCTGCGTCTCGGCGCCAACCCGCACGCCAACGGCGGGCTGCTCCTGCGCTCGCTGCCGCTGAAGCCGCTCGACGAGTTCGCGGTCGACGTGGACAAGCCGGGCGCCACCCTGAACGAGCCGACGCGGGTGCTCGGCGGCTACCTGCGGCAGGTGATGGCCGACACCGCCGAGCGGCGCGACTTCCGGCTCGTCGGCCCGGACGAGACCGCGTCCAACCGGCTCGACGAGGTCTACGGGGCCTCCGGAAAGGCCTGGCAGGAAGAGATCCACGACGTGGACGAACACCTCACCCGGCACGGGCGGGTGATGGAGATCCTCTCCGAACACACCTGTCAGGGCTGGCTCGAGGGCTATCTGCTGACGGGCCGTCACGGTCTGTTCTCCTGCTACGAGGCGTTCGTGCACATCGTCGACTCGATGGTCAACCAGCACATCAAGTGGCTGCGCACCACCCGCGAGTTGCCCTGGCGGGCGCCGATCGCCTCGCTGAACTACCTGCTGACCTCGCATGTGTGGCGCCAGGACCACAACGGCTTCTCGCACCAGGACCCCGGCTTCATCGGACACGTCCTCAACAAGAGCCCGGAGGCGGTACGGGTCTACCTGCCGCCGGACACCAACACCCTGCTGTCCACCGCCGAGCACTGCCTCGCCTCACGCGACTACGTGAATGTGATCGTGGCCGGCAAGCAGCCCGGCTTCGACTGGCTGAACCTGGACGAGGCGCGGGCCCACTGCGCGCGGGGTGCCGGTGTGTGGACCTGGGCCGGCACGGAAGCCCCCGATCAGGAGCCGGACGTCGTGCTGGCCTGCGCCGGGGATGTGCCCACCCTGGAGGTGCTCGCGGCCGCGAGCCTGCTGCGCAGTCACCTGCCGCACCTGGCCGTGCGGGTGGTCAACGTGGTGGACATCGCGCGGCTGATGCCGGAGGGCGAGCATCCGCACGGCATGCCGGACGCGGAGTTCGACGCCCTGTTCACCCGCGACAAGCCGGTGATCTTCGGATTCCACGGCTACCCGTGGCTGGTGCACCGGCTCGCCTACCGGCGCGCGGTCCACCCGCACATGCATGTCCGCGGCTACAAGGAGCGCGGCACGACCACCACGCCCTTCGACATGGTGGTCGCCAACGACCTGGACCGCTACCGCCTGGTGATGGACGTCATCGACCGGGTACCGGGCCACGGCATCCGCGCGGTGGAGGTACGTCAGCGCATGGTGGACACACGGCTGCGCCACCACGCGTACGTGCGCACGAACGGCATCGACCTGCCCGAGGTGCGGGACTGGACCTGGCAGGACTGATCTCCCGCCCCTTCACGCGAAGTCGGTGGCGGGCTCGGTGGCGTAACGGCTCATCACTTGGGCGGTCGCCTCGGGGGGGAGTGCCTGGCCGTCGGCGATCATGGCTCGCAGGTCCCGGAAGTACTGCACGTACAGGTCAGGTGTGAACGTGCTGACCATGACGGCCGGTTGGCCGGTCGTGTTGGTGAACGTGTGCGGCGCGCCGGGCGGGACCATCACGAGCGTTCCCGCGGTCGCGTCGTGGTTCGTCTCGCCGACCGTGAACCGTACCGTGCCGGAGACGACGTAGAAACCCTCGTCGTGCTGGGCGTGGCGGTGTTGCGGCGGTCCCGGCGTGTGGGGCGCGAGGACCGATTCGGCGAGCCCGATGCGGTGCCCGGTGTTGCTGCCGTCGTCGAGGGCGCGCAGTCGCGTGGTGCCGAGGACGATCGTCTCGCCGTCGTCCGGGCCGACCACCGATACGGACGGCGGGGTGAACGAAGGCGACACGAATCCGCTGATCCGCTCGTTCGTCCGGATCGCGATCGCCGCCTACCAGGATGCCTACCGGGACTGAGTACGCCGGGCATGGCGACCGGCGCTGTCGAATATCGCGTGCCGTGGCGTCGGCGAAGGTGCAGACTCGCTGCATGGCGGAGGACATGGGGGCGTTCCGGGACGCGGTCGACGACTGGGCGGCCGGCGGGCCCGGCGAGCCGGCCCGTGAGCTGGCTGTCCAGGTGGGGGTGCGGACGGCGGTGCTGCTGGAAGGGCCGAGTGACCGCGCGGCCGTTGAGGCGCTGGCCGCGCGGCGTGGCCGGGACCTGGCCGCCGAGGGGGTGTGCGTCGTGTCGATGGGCGGGGCGATGAGCATCGGCCGCTACACCGAGCTCCTCGGCCCGCCCGGCCTCGACCTGCGTCTGGCGGGACTGTGCGACGTGGGGGAGCAGCGCTTCTACGACCGCGGTCTGGAGCGGGCAGGGGCGCCCCGCCGGGACTTCTTCGTGTGCGTGTCCGACCTGGAGGACGAACTCATCCGCGCGCTGGGCACGGCAAGGGCCGAGGAGATCGTCGGGAACGAGGGCGACCTGCGGGCCTGGCAGACCTTCCTGCACCAGCCCGCACAGCACGATCGGCCCCGGCAGCAGCAGTTGAGGCGCTTCCTCGGTACGAAGAAGGGCCGCAAGATCCGCTACGGCCGCCTCCTCGTCGAGGCCCTCGACCCCGAACTGACACCGGCCCCGCTCGACGACCTCCTCACGACCTTGTGAGCCCCGAGGCCGCTGACGCCCGCTGACGCCCGCTGACGCCGACGCCGCCGGGACCCGGCGTCCCCCGTTCCGCCTTGCCGGTCGTACCCCGGCTGGGACAATGTGCGGCACCAGCCAGGGCGCGGCGGACGGGGGCGCGACTGATGAGGTACTGGCGGCGTGGGATATGGGTGGGGGCGGCGCTGGGGACCGGCGCGCTGGTGGCGGTGACGCTACGGGACCGGAGCCTTGAGGGTGTGGGTCCGCTCCTTTCGGTCCTCGGGTTCCTGGTGTCGCTGGCCGGGCTCCTGCACGCGACGGTGCGGCCCGCGGCCGTATCGCCGTCGCCCGCCGAGCAGTTGGACCGTGCCGCCGACGCCCTTGCCGACGCGGTGCGCGCCCAGTGGCAGGCCGAGTGGCGATTACGCAGGCTCCAGGATCCCGAGCCGCTCGCCGTGCGCTGGACGTCCGCGCAGCCCTGGCTGTCCGATCTCGACGAGGCCATCGGCTGGCCGGCCCGGGACACCGAACGCCCCGACCTGTCCGGCCTCCTGTCCGAGATCACGCAGGTCTTCGGCTACGTGCCGTCACGTCGCCTGGCCGTGCTCGGACCGCCCGGCAGCGGCAAGACGGTACTCGCGGTGCGTTTCACCCTCGACCTCCTGGAGCGCCGGGACGCGGGCGACCCCGTGCCCTTCCTGTTCCAGGCGTCGAGCTGGCAACCCGACCAGCAGGACCTGCGCCAGTGGCTTGCGGACCGTATCGTCGCCGGCCACCCGGCCCTGGCAGCCTACGGCCCATCAGGAGTAGCGCTGGCAGCGGAACTTGTGGCATCCGGACGCATCCTCCCCGTAGTGGACGGACTCGACGAACTGGGCGGACAGCTGCGTACACGCGCGGTCTGGCGGCTCAACACCGAACTCGACGCCGGAGCCCCGCTCTTCCTCACCTGCCGCAGCGGTGTGTACTCCGACGTAGTCGAGGCCGGAGACGTCCTCACCTCGGCCGCCGTGGTCGAACTCCAGCCGCTGGGCTTCGAAGAGGCCGCCGGATATCTGACCCGCACCGCCCGCCCCGTGCGCGGCCCCGCGGGCGCACGCGCCACGGCCTGGGACCCGGTGCTCGAACACGGGAGGCGACACCCCGATGAGGCGGCGTCCCGCTGCCTTCGCGAGGTTCTGGAACTGCCCCTGATGGTGGCGATGGCGCGCGCCGTGTACGGCGACACCGGCGCCGACCCCGCCGAAATCCTGCGCCGTCGCGAACTCGCCGAACCGGCCGCCATGGAACAGCACTTGCTGGACGCCTTCGTCCCCGCCTCGTTCCGTACGTCGGAGCGCTGGGACGGTGACGACGCGATGCGCCGACTCCGCTTCCTGGCCCGGCACTTGGAGCGGCGCGGCACCCGCGACCTGGCCTGGTGGGAACTGCACACGGCGCTGCCGGGCCCGCTGCGCCTGCTCGGTCCGCTGCTGCTGCTCGGGGCGGTCGGAGAAATCATCTGCATCACCGCGTGGCTGTCGGGGCAGGGCGCCGTGTGGCCGGTGGCGGGGGCCGCGGTCCTTGCAGGTCTGTGCGCGGGATACGCGGCGCTCGCGCGCGAGGGCGCGGGCCTGCCGCGCACCCTCCTGTTGTCACTCGCCTGCGTGATCCCGCTGGCGGCGACCATAGGAGCGGCGCGCCCGCTCACCAGGGACCCCTACTTCGACGTCCCGTTCGCCGGCATGCAGGAACTCCTCGGCTGGCTGACCGTCGGCGCGCTGTACGGGGTGGCGGTGGCGGCGGGGCTCGGTGTCATCGGCGTCACAGCCGCTCCCACGCCCGCGACGATGCCGTTCCCCCTGTTGCGGACCTGGCGTTACCGGCGGTGGGTGTGGAAGACGGTGGCGGGGATCTTCGTGGCGATCCCCGCCGTGTTCGTCACCGACATGGTCGTGTACCCGGCCTCGGGGGCGACGCTCCTGACCGTCGCCGCGGTCGCCGCCGCGCTGGGCGCTTTCGCCGTACGGGGTGAGGGGGCGACGGCGGTCGAGTCCGGCGGGCCGCCCGGTCGGCGATACGGTCCGCGCCGGGCGGGCAGACTCGGCAGGGCCGTCGTCCGCGGGCTCGGCGTGGGGCTGCCGGCCGGAGCCGTGCTCGGCCTGGTCTTCGCGCTCGTGGCGGGCGGCACGGCTGCGGGGAGGGCGGCGATGCGCGACGACTTCCCGTTCCGGGCGACCGTCCACACCTCGGCCGACGGCGGTCGCTACGTCGTGGCGGACGACGGCACGCGCTACGGGCTGCGTCCGGACGGCGAGACGTACATCCGCGGAGCGCGCCCTCTGGAGGGAGCCGTCGTCCCGGACTGCTACGGACAGGGCCCGGCCTTCGTCCCGCGGAGTACGGGCCCGGACTTCGATCCGTGCCAAGGCGGCGAGGAGCGGGCGAGCGTCAAGGCGGTCATGGAAGTGACCGTGGGCTCGCCGGAAACGGGTGTCGTGCGGGTTCGTCTGCCCGACGGCCGTGACGCCTCGGCCGACGGCGTGGAGGACGGGATGGAGGAGGCGGAGTGGCGGTGGCTCACCCGGCAGAACCCCGGCCAACTCATGGGCGCCGCCTTGTCGTTCGGGCTTGCGGGCGGTCTCGGTATCGGCGTCGTGGCGGGGTTCGCGGCGGGGCTGCACCGCTGGCTCGGCGCGCCCGTCGACACGACCCGCACGCCGAGCCCACTGGCCAGCCTGCGAACGGACCGGGACACGGGGTTGGTCCGCGGCTTCCTGATCACGCTGGTGGCCTGGCTCTGCAACGTGTTCGTGGCCGTGCTGCCCCTGGGCGCGGCTGCCGCGACCGTCGTCGTCATCCCGACGGGCCTCGTCACCGTCGCCCTGTCCGCGTGGGGGCGTCTCCTCACGGCCCGCCTGTGGCTCTGCTCGACCGGCCGGCTGCCCTGGGGCCTGATGGCGTTCCTCGCGGAGGCACATGAGCGGGGCGTGCTGAGGCAGGCGGGGGCGGTCTACCAGTTCCGGCACGCGCGGCTACAGGAACGGCTGGCGTCCACGGACGAGGACCATCGCTGAGGGACGTGCTGCGTCAGAGGGCGAGGCGTCAGAAGGGCAGACGGCCTCGGGTGCGCCGACCGGCCGAGCCGCTGCGGAACACGGCCTTGGAACTGCTGCGGAACGGCTTGCTGAAGAGCCGCCCCAGGATGCCGGGAGCCTTGCTTCCGGCGCGTGAGCCGGCTCCCAGGGTGCGCTGGGTTCCACGTTCGGGGTGCCGGGAAAGGCGGGGGACGAAGAAGGCGAGGACGGCCAGAACGATACAGACAGCAACTATGCCGATAATGATCACGAAAGGCTCCTGTGTCGAGGCGTGCCTGCCGTGTGCCCTGCTGAGCGAGGTGTATGCGGGCACCGACAGCCCGACGCTCTGTCGTTCCATGCTTCGTCCCTTGCTTCGTCCCTTGCCGGACTCAGCGCATTCCGGGCAGCCGCCGGAGCTCGCTGACCTTCATCAGCCGTGCGAGGAAGAGGTATCCCAGGACCGTCGTGAACACTCCCGCACAGAGCGCGGCGGCAGTCGGCCACGTTCCGCTCCCCAGCCCGGCGCACGCCTGTGCCGCGGCCCAGCCAAGGCCCGCGGCGGGGCCGGCGGCGCAGAGCAGCTTCCCGTAGGTGCGCCGCAGGCTGCCGTCGTCGATGCGGGCTCCGAGCCTCCTGCGCAGCAGGTACGCGGTGAGCGCGAGGCCGGCCAGGTAGGACAGGGTGTAGGCCCCGGCCATGCCGACGACTGCCCAGCGGGCCGGCAGCAGCAGGTGGCAGGCCGTGGCCAGGGCGATGTTCACCCCCGCGATCCAGGACGCCATGAAGAAGGGCGTACGCGTGTCCTCCAACGCGTAGAAGCCGCGCAGCAAGAGGTACTGGGCGGAGAACGGGATGAGGCCGAGCGCGAAGGCCTGCAGCATGTACCCCAGAGGGCGGGCCGACGCGGTATCCGCCGCTCCGTGGGCGAACAGCAGCGACGCGATCCGCGGCCCCAGGGTCAGGAAGAGGAAGGCGGCGGGCACGATGACCACGCCGCTGAGCCGCAGAGCCCGGGACAGATCCGCGCCCAGATCCTGGACGCGCCCCTCCGCGGCGGCCCGGCTCATGCGCGGCAGGAGAGCCGTCACCAGGGACACGGTCACGATCGACTGCGGCAGCAGCCAGATGGTCTGCGCGTAGGTGTAGGCGGAGTAGCCCGCGCCGGCCCGGGGCAGCTCCTGGTCGGCGGCGTTGGCGTAATTCGTGACCACTGTCAGAGCGACTTGGTTGGCCAGGACGAACAGCAGCGTCCACTTCGCCGCGTGGACGCTCCGGCCCAAGCCGGTCCCGCGCCAGTCGAAGCGCGGCCGGAACCGGAAACCCGCCGCCCGCGCGAACGGGACGAGCGCCAGGGCCTGTACGGCGATGCCCGCGGTCGTGCCGAGGCCGAGCAGCCGCACCTGGGCGGCGGTGATGTCCTCCACCTGATCGGGGACCGTCATCAGTGTCAGGTAGGCGGCGAACATGCCGACCAGAACGACGTTGTTCAGCACCGGCGTCCACATCATCGCGCCGAACTTCTCGCGGGCGTTGAGGACTTGTCCGTAGATGCTGAACAGGCCGTAGAAGAAGATCTGCGGCAGCAGGAACCTGGCGAACGTCACCGTCAGTTCGAACGCCTCGTGGCTGTCGGGGGTGTCGCGCATGTACAGGCCCACGATCTGTGGAGCCGCCCACACCGCCAACGCCGTACCGACGCCGAGCACGCACACCACGAGGGTGACAAGCCGCTGCTCGTAGGCGCGCCCGCCATCGGGCTGCGTCGTCCTGGCGCGCACCCAGCTGCGGCACCAGGACGGCGTTGAGCGCGCCGCCGATCAACAGCGTGTAGAGGCTCGTCGGCACGGTGTTCGCCGTGTTGTACGTGCTGGCCAGCAAGCCCGTGCCCAGCGCCGCGGCTTGCAGTACCTGCCGGATGAGACCCGTCGCCCGCGACACCACCGTGCCGACAGCCATCAGCAACGACGAGCGAACAAGCCCGCCTTGTTTCTTCTTCCGCCGAGCGGCATGCCGCCCTCTTCTCTGCTGCTCCCGCGGCATGGTCCGCACCGCGGGGCCCGTCCCCTCCACCATGCGGTCAACCTACGTTGCCCGGCAGCCGCGGCTACCGCCGCCCCACGTCACCCCGTGATGGATCCCGTGTACTCCGGGAAGTCCAGGTCGAAGTCTTCGCTGCTGCGCTGCACGGTGACGACGATCTTCTTGCCGTACTTCGTCTCCAGGACGTTGTCGTTGGTCTTCGTCGCGGACACCCCGGGAGCCAGGCGGCCTTCGAGCGGCTCGGCGCCCTTCTCGAACGCGGTCTGGGCGGCCTCGCCGCCCTTCGTGGCGCCCTCGATGATGAGGGACAAGTCATCGAGGGCGACGGCGGACTTGCCGGAGTTCGTCACCTTCAGTTTCACGCGGAAGTCGGTGTTGCCCGGCTCGGCCGACTCCATCAGCTCGGCGTCGTGGTCCGTGAACACCTTCGCCTCGGTGACGGACACCTTCAGGCCGTCGGGCCACGTGTAGGACTCGCCGAACTTCAGGCCCTTCGCCTGCGCCTCAGCTCCGTCCGCGTCGGCGTCGGCGCCTTCGTCGGAGCAGTGCTTCGTCCAGTCGGCCTGACTGATGTCCTGGTCGGCGCAGTCGACCTTCTCCGACACCGACCCCTTCGAACCGCCCGCAGACTTGGCGTCGGCCTTGTCACCGCCACCGCCACCGTCACCATCGCCATCGCTGCCGCCGCAGGCGGTCAGAGCGGCCAGAAGCATCACGGCCGCGGCCGTAGTAGCGCGAACGCGCATATGTCCCCCCAAGGTTGAGCCAGGCGGAACACGTTAAGTCACATGCGGTTGAAACGTGCAGGATGTGATCGGGTCGTGATGCTGCAGCCTTATGCCGCTGTCGCCGCTGTCGCCGCTGTGGCTTCGATGAGGCAGAACGGATCCGCCTGCGGCAGCGGGGTCACCGCGGTGAGGGACAGGCCTGCCCTGCGGCACAGGTCCTCGAAGTCGGGCCGGGTTCGTTCCCTGCCGCCCACGTTCACCATCATGTTGAGGTCGGTGAGGTACGTGAGTCCGGCGGTTTCGGCGTCGACGATCTCGGGCAGCACCGGCTCCACTATCAGGACGCGGCCCGCGGGCGGCAGCACCTCGCGGCAGTGGCTCAGGATCGCGACCGCCTGTTCGTCCGACCAGTCGTGCAGGATGCTCTTCATCAGGTAGACGTCGGCGCCTTCGGGAACCGAGCGGAAGAAGTCGCCGGCCACCAACGAGCATCGCGCCGTGAGCCCTTGGCGCTCCAGCGTCGCCGGTGCCTGGGCCAGGCCCTCCTCGGTGTCGTAGATGACGCCCGTCAGGGTGGGGTGCTCGCGGAGCACCGCGCTCAGCAAGGTGCCGTCACCGCCACCGACGTCGGTCACGGAGGTGAAGCGGCCGAAGTCGAAGGCGCGCGGCAGGACGGCGGCGGTTGCCCTGACGGCCTGGCTCATGGCCGCGTTGAACTCCGCGGACAGGTCGGGGAATTCCTTGAGGTGGCTGAAGAAGTCCTTCCCGAAGACCGCGTCGAACGCGACGTCACCGGTCCGGACACTGTCGTCCAGGTGCTCCCAGGCGCGCAGCATCGTCGGCTCGGTGAACATCCGTACAAGTGACGTGATGGAGTCGGGCCGCCCGGGGTTCAGGGTGGCGCCCGCCGGAGTCACCGAGAAGGAGCCCGCCGTGTGTTCGCGCAGCAGGCCGAGGCTCGCCAGGGCACGCAGCAGCCTGGTCATGGGCTGCGCAAGCGCTCCTGCGTCGGCGGCGACCTCGGCCGCCGAGCGCTCCTTGTCGCCGATCAGCTCCATCACCCGCAGCCGGACGGCCGCGCGGACGGTCTGCGCGGCCAGGCTTCCGAAGATGAGCTGCGCGACCAGGCCGCGTACGTCCTCGGTGTCGTTCGCCGGGGTGTGATGCGTCGCGGTGTCGTTCGTCGTGGTGTCGTCGTTCGTGGTCATCGTGGCTTCCCCTCGGTTCGGTATGTCAGGCAGCGGCTGTGCCCAAAGACCCCGCCGGCCCGTGCCCCCGACTATGCCGATGCCGACAGTGGCCGTATTGGACGAATGTTCCCCGGGGCAGCCGCTCTCCGAACCGTCACCGCACATGTCCGGATGTGACAGAGAACC from Streptomyces sp. BA2 encodes:
- a CDS encoding phosphoketolase family protein produces the protein MGDPAVNPAVPAAPPSDAELQALERYWRAANYLSVGQIYLMDNALLRRPLAVEDIKPRLLGHFGTSPGLNLVHAHLNRVIKARQLDTVCIWGPGHGGPAVLANSWLDGTYTETYPDITRDEEGMTRLFRQFSFPGGVPSHVAPETPGSIHEGGELGYSLSHAYGAAFDNPDLLSVCVIGDGESETGPLAASWHSNAFLDPVHDGAVLPVLHLNGYKIANPTIPARLPEDQLDDLMRGYGYEPVHVTGDDPMTVHRDFAAALDRCLDGIAAIQREARAAGDAERAKDAPAPRWPMILLRTPKGWTGPKTVDGKPVEGTWRAHQVPLANVRESAEHRRQLEEWLRSYRPEELFDADGRPASGLLDIAPRGTLRLGANPHANGGLLLRSLPLKPLDEFAVDVDKPGATLNEPTRVLGGYLRQVMADTAERRDFRLVGPDETASNRLDEVYGASGKAWQEEIHDVDEHLTRHGRVMEILSEHTCQGWLEGYLLTGRHGLFSCYEAFVHIVDSMVNQHIKWLRTTRELPWRAPIASLNYLLTSHVWRQDHNGFSHQDPGFIGHVLNKSPEAVRVYLPPDTNTLLSTAEHCLASRDYVNVIVAGKQPGFDWLNLDEARAHCARGAGVWTWAGTEAPDQEPDVVLACAGDVPTLEVLAAASLLRSHLPHLAVRVVNVVDIARLMPEGEHPHGMPDAEFDALFTRDKPVIFGFHGYPWLVHRLAYRRAVHPHMHVRGYKERGTTTTPFDMVVANDLDRYRLVMDVIDRVPGHGIRAVEVRQRMVDTRLRHHAYVRTNGIDLPEVRDWTWQD
- a CDS encoding cupin domain-containing protein, encoding MSPSFTPPSVSVVGPDDGETIVLGTTRLRALDDGSNTGHRIGLAESVLAPHTPGPPQHRHAQHDEGFYVVSGTVRFTVGETNHDATAGTLVMVPPGAPHTFTNTTGQPAVMVSTFTPDLYVQYFRDLRAMIADGQALPPEATAQVMSRYATEPATDFA
- a CDS encoding TOPRIM nucleotidyl transferase/hydrolase domain-containing protein, with protein sequence MAEDMGAFRDAVDDWAAGGPGEPARELAVQVGVRTAVLLEGPSDRAAVEALAARRGRDLAAEGVCVVSMGGAMSIGRYTELLGPPGLDLRLAGLCDVGEQRFYDRGLERAGAPRRDFFVCVSDLEDELIRALGTARAEEIVGNEGDLRAWQTFLHQPAQHDRPRQQQLRRFLGTKKGRKIRYGRLLVEALDPELTPAPLDDLLTTL
- a CDS encoding NACHT domain-containing protein, which produces MRYWRRGIWVGAALGTGALVAVTLRDRSLEGVGPLLSVLGFLVSLAGLLHATVRPAAVSPSPAEQLDRAADALADAVRAQWQAEWRLRRLQDPEPLAVRWTSAQPWLSDLDEAIGWPARDTERPDLSGLLSEITQVFGYVPSRRLAVLGPPGSGKTVLAVRFTLDLLERRDAGDPVPFLFQASSWQPDQQDLRQWLADRIVAGHPALAAYGPSGVALAAELVASGRILPVVDGLDELGGQLRTRAVWRLNTELDAGAPLFLTCRSGVYSDVVEAGDVLTSAAVVELQPLGFEEAAGYLTRTARPVRGPAGARATAWDPVLEHGRRHPDEAASRCLREVLELPLMVAMARAVYGDTGADPAEILRRRELAEPAAMEQHLLDAFVPASFRTSERWDGDDAMRRLRFLARHLERRGTRDLAWWELHTALPGPLRLLGPLLLLGAVGEIICITAWLSGQGAVWPVAGAAVLAGLCAGYAALAREGAGLPRTLLLSLACVIPLAATIGAARPLTRDPYFDVPFAGMQELLGWLTVGALYGVAVAAGLGVIGVTAAPTPATMPFPLLRTWRYRRWVWKTVAGIFVAIPAVFVTDMVVYPASGATLLTVAAVAAALGAFAVRGEGATAVESGGPPGRRYGPRRAGRLGRAVVRGLGVGLPAGAVLGLVFALVAGGTAAGRAAMRDDFPFRATVHTSADGGRYVVADDGTRYGLRPDGETYIRGARPLEGAVVPDCYGQGPAFVPRSTGPDFDPCQGGEERASVKAVMEVTVGSPETGVVRVRLPDGRDASADGVEDGMEEAEWRWLTRQNPGQLMGAALSFGLAGGLGIGVVAGFAAGLHRWLGAPVDTTRTPSPLASLRTDRDTGLVRGFLITLVAWLCNVFVAVLPLGAAAATVVVIPTGLVTVALSAWGRLLTARLWLCSTGRLPWGLMAFLAEAHERGVLRQAGAVYQFRHARLQERLASTDEDHR
- a CDS encoding DUF6411 family protein, producing the protein MIIIGIVAVCIVLAVLAFFVPRLSRHPERGTQRTLGAGSRAGSKAPGILGRLFSKPFRSSSKAVFRSGSAGRRTRGRLPF
- a CDS encoding methyltransferase; protein product: MTTNDDTTTNDTATHHTPANDTEDVRGLVAQLIFGSLAAQTVRAAVRLRVMELIGDKERSAAEVAADAGALAQPMTRLLRALASLGLLREHTAGSFSVTPAGATLNPGRPDSITSLVRMFTEPTMLRAWEHLDDSVRTGDVAFDAVFGKDFFSHLKEFPDLSAEFNAAMSQAVRATAAVLPRAFDFGRFTSVTDVGGGDGTLLSAVLREHPTLTGVIYDTEEGLAQAPATLERQGLTARCSLVAGDFFRSVPEGADVYLMKSILHDWSDEQAVAILSHCREVLPPAGRVLIVEPVLPEIVDAETAGLTYLTDLNMMVNVGGRERTRPDFEDLCRRAGLSLTAVTPLPQADPFCLIEATAATAATAA